One genomic window of Bradyrhizobium sp. CCGE-LA001 includes the following:
- a CDS encoding phage holin family protein, whose product MLAPSGELLRAGMALKLNHLKRAAQSYMRDRTSQATGRATSYAIAAGLFAVAGLFAVATFFVGLMALYRWVAITYGQFWGFGAVAAVLLVLAGICVGVAMAMMKRPTKPIVPLASRMRVAIASPRIPRGTVKQAVKEVATTIPLAPFAPGERGHGRHAGSIRTNRPVQLGLMLAAIGLAGFTAARRRRHSQRLDA is encoded by the coding sequence ATGCTCGCGCCATCGGGCGAATTGCTGCGCGCCGGCATGGCGCTCAAGCTCAACCATCTCAAGCGCGCCGCGCAATCCTACATGCGTGACCGCACCAGCCAGGCCACGGGACGGGCGACGTCCTACGCTATAGCGGCAGGCCTGTTCGCCGTGGCCGGGCTGTTCGCGGTTGCGACCTTCTTCGTCGGCCTGATGGCGCTGTACCGCTGGGTGGCCATCACCTACGGGCAATTCTGGGGATTCGGTGCCGTCGCCGCCGTGCTGCTGGTGCTGGCCGGAATCTGCGTCGGCGTCGCCATGGCCATGATGAAGCGGCCGACCAAGCCGATCGTGCCGCTTGCCAGCCGCATGCGCGTTGCGATTGCGAGCCCACGGATTCCGCGCGGAACGGTCAAGCAAGCCGTGAAGGAGGTCGCGACGACGATCCCCCTGGCCCCGTTTGCACCGGGCGAACGCGGCCACGGCAGACATGCCGGATCGATCCGCACCAACCGGCCCGTGCAGCTTGGCCTGATGCTCGCGGCGATTGGCCTTGCGGGGTTCACGGCGGCGCGCCGCAGGCGTCACAGTCAAAGATTGGACGCTTGA
- a CDS encoding EAL domain-containing protein yields the protein MIRISTIFIAICMVLVAASLGLVLYSVAGISGTESAIVALTALTFLILYNAVSMRLRDRSDVGGQIADLSRGTADLARQVAEFGRRLAAIEGRIASSNSTNSDRIQSVVGEINELGGLVKQLATTVSAHEDLLAGSAPASAPAPAPAEQEPAASLDLIATIDERPAAPELPAAPPPPAAPPPAVAQSRPAPAVPPQMVVNGRNQTQLLAALRNAIDENRIDIFLQPMVTLPQRKVRFYEAVTRLRDERDQLIAAEEFISIAEASGLIGRIDNMVMLRCVQVLRRLMVRNKDVGVFCNVAASTLGNSTTFAQCLDFLEANRALAPSLVLEFKQSTFRNLGPAESENLAALAQRGFRFSIDHVTDLRIEPRELADRGVRFIKVPATLLLDPRQASASDIHPSDLSDLLGRFGIDLIAERIEGERAVIDLLDYDVRFGQGFLFAPPRPLRPEGASATGGASPNQAQDIQGSNGSATPSSGATSSAPPPQRITGNAALARRI from the coding sequence ATGATTCGCATTTCGACGATCTTCATCGCCATCTGCATGGTTCTGGTCGCGGCCTCGCTCGGGCTGGTGCTCTATTCGGTCGCCGGCATCAGCGGAACCGAATCCGCGATCGTTGCGCTGACGGCGCTGACCTTCCTGATCCTCTACAACGCAGTGTCGATGCGGCTGCGCGATCGCAGTGACGTCGGCGGCCAGATCGCCGACCTCTCGCGCGGTACCGCCGACCTCGCCCGCCAGGTGGCCGAGTTCGGCCGCCGGCTGGCTGCGATCGAGGGACGCATCGCGTCGTCCAATTCGACCAACTCCGACCGCATCCAGTCGGTGGTCGGCGAGATCAACGAGCTCGGCGGACTGGTCAAGCAGCTCGCCACCACCGTATCGGCGCATGAGGACCTGCTGGCTGGCAGCGCGCCGGCCTCGGCCCCAGCCCCGGCCCCGGCCGAGCAAGAGCCGGCGGCGTCGCTCGACCTGATCGCGACGATCGACGAGCGGCCCGCTGCGCCGGAACTGCCCGCGGCGCCCCCGCCACCTGCAGCGCCTCCGCCTGCCGTGGCGCAGTCGCGGCCGGCGCCGGCTGTTCCGCCCCAGATGGTGGTCAACGGACGCAACCAGACTCAATTGCTGGCGGCGCTGCGCAACGCGATCGACGAGAACCGCATCGACATATTCCTCCAGCCGATGGTGACGCTGCCGCAGCGCAAGGTGCGATTCTATGAGGCCGTGACACGGCTGCGCGACGAACGTGACCAGCTCATCGCGGCCGAGGAGTTCATCAGCATCGCGGAGGCCTCCGGGCTGATCGGGCGCATAGACAACATGGTGATGCTGCGCTGTGTGCAGGTGCTGAGGCGCCTGATGGTGCGCAACAAGGACGTCGGCGTGTTCTGCAATGTCGCGGCCTCCACCCTCGGCAACTCCACCACCTTCGCGCAATGTCTCGACTTCCTCGAAGCCAACCGGGCGCTGGCGCCCTCGTTGGTGCTGGAGTTCAAGCAATCGACCTTCCGCAACCTCGGCCCGGCCGAGTCCGAGAACCTCGCCGCGCTCGCCCAGCGCGGCTTCCGCTTCTCGATCGACCATGTCACCGATCTGCGCATCGAACCGCGCGAGCTCGCCGACCGCGGCGTGCGCTTCATCAAGGTGCCGGCCACGCTGCTGCTCGATCCGAGGCAGGCCTCGGCCTCCGACATCCATCCGTCGGACCTCTCCGACCTGCTCGGCCGCTTCGGCATCGACCTGATCGCCGAGCGGATCGAAGGCGAGCGCGCGGTGATCGATCTGCTCGATTATGACGTGCGATTCGGCCAGGGATTCCTGTTCGCGCCGCCCCGGCCATTGCGGCCCGAAGGGGCATCTGCTACCGGCGGGGCTTCGCCGAACCAGGCGCAGGATATCCAGGGATCCAATGGCTCCGCCACACCCAGCTCAGGCGCGACCTCTTCGGCGCCTCCGCCGCAGCGCATCACCGGCAACGCAGCGCTCGCGCGCCGCATCTGA
- a CDS encoding YihY/virulence factor BrkB family protein, whose product MLVRRSEQIDSWLLVAATAVFVLTAERYFQNSGLVPSGPPQDHRKGEANSPETHPAGAAAEPGRGRHAKSPFTIPWAGWKDIFWRTYQRIDEDRLLATAGGVVFFGLLAIFPAVTALVSSYALFADPSTISSNLHMLATMLPEGSFQIVEEQVARVLSNANSTLGATFLFGLLLAIWSANAGVKAIFDALNVAYEEREKRSFIKLNMVSLAFTVGGIVALLLMVGAVVAFPLALNHLGMAPESKLIVALARWPLLFLILLVALAILYRFAPSRDAPRWQWLSVGAVTAALLWIAGSALLSWYLSEFANYNATYGSLGAAIGLMTWMWMSAIVVMFGAELNSEIERQTLRDTTTGQPKPLGTRQAVSADTVGAAAPA is encoded by the coding sequence ATGCTGGTGCGGCGCTCCGAACAGATCGACTCCTGGCTGCTGGTGGCGGCAACAGCCGTCTTCGTGCTGACCGCGGAGCGCTACTTTCAGAACTCCGGCCTGGTCCCGTCGGGACCTCCCCAGGACCATCGCAAAGGCGAAGCGAATTCACCGGAAACGCATCCGGCGGGCGCGGCCGCGGAGCCCGGCCGCGGCCGTCACGCGAAGAGTCCGTTCACGATCCCCTGGGCGGGCTGGAAGGATATTTTCTGGCGCACCTATCAGCGCATCGACGAGGATCGCCTGCTGGCGACCGCCGGCGGCGTCGTCTTCTTCGGCCTGCTCGCGATTTTCCCGGCCGTCACCGCGCTCGTCTCGTCTTATGCCCTGTTCGCCGATCCCTCGACAATCAGCTCAAATCTTCACATGCTCGCGACGATGCTGCCCGAGGGATCGTTCCAGATCGTCGAGGAACAGGTCGCGCGCGTGCTGTCGAACGCCAATAGCACGCTCGGCGCCACCTTCCTGTTCGGCCTTCTGCTGGCGATCTGGAGTGCCAATGCGGGCGTGAAGGCGATCTTCGACGCCCTGAACGTCGCCTATGAGGAGCGCGAGAAGCGCAGCTTCATCAAGCTCAACATGGTGTCGCTCGCCTTTACCGTCGGCGGTATCGTGGCGCTGCTGCTGATGGTCGGCGCCGTGGTCGCCTTTCCGCTCGCACTGAATCATCTCGGCATGGCGCCCGAAAGCAAGCTGATCGTGGCGCTGGCGCGATGGCCGCTCTTGTTCCTCATCCTGCTCGTGGCGCTTGCGATCCTCTATCGCTTTGCGCCCAGTCGCGATGCTCCGCGCTGGCAATGGCTCAGCGTCGGCGCGGTGACGGCCGCCCTTCTCTGGATCGCCGGTTCTGCGCTTCTGTCCTGGTATCTCTCGGAATTCGCCAATTACAACGCGACCTACGGCTCGCTCGGCGCGGCGATCGGCCTGATGACCTGGATGTGGATGTCGGCCATCGTAGTCATGTTCGGGGCCGAGCTGAACTCCGAGATCGAGCGACAGACCCTGCGCGACACCACCACCGGACAGCCGAAGCCGCTCGGCACCCGCCAGGCCGTCTCGGCCGACACGGTCGGCGCCGCCGCGCCGGCCTGA
- a CDS encoding class I SAM-dependent methyltransferase, whose product MSTAAALKPTVPQPDLTAVKQRQHGAWSSGDYAVVGTTLQIVGEQLCEAVDIRAGSKVLDVAAGNGNATLAAARRWCDVTSTDYVPALLARGRERAAAEHLTVEFREADAEALPFADASYDVVLSTFGVMFTPDQDKAASELARVCRSGGKIGLANWTPQGFIGQLFKTIGKHLPPPAGVKSPALWGTKARLDEMFGNKASEIAAEQRMFVFRYRSPDHWLDVFKTFYGPTLKAFAALDETGQAALKRDLLALLGEFNHADDGTIVVHSEYLEAVITKR is encoded by the coding sequence ATGTCGACAGCCGCCGCACTCAAGCCGACCGTTCCCCAGCCCGACCTCACCGCCGTCAAGCAGCGCCAGCACGGCGCCTGGTCGTCGGGCGACTATGCCGTGGTCGGAACCACCTTGCAGATCGTCGGCGAGCAGCTCTGCGAGGCCGTCGACATCCGCGCCGGCAGCAAGGTGCTGGACGTCGCCGCTGGCAATGGCAATGCGACGCTGGCCGCAGCACGGCGCTGGTGTGACGTCACGTCGACCGACTACGTGCCGGCACTGCTGGCGCGGGGACGCGAGCGCGCAGCGGCCGAACATCTCACGGTCGAGTTCCGCGAGGCGGATGCCGAAGCGCTGCCGTTTGCCGACGCTAGCTACGATGTCGTGCTCTCGACCTTCGGCGTGATGTTCACGCCGGATCAGGACAAGGCGGCCTCCGAGCTCGCGCGGGTCTGCAGGTCCGGCGGCAAGATCGGCCTCGCCAACTGGACGCCCCAGGGTTTTATCGGCCAGCTGTTCAAGACCATCGGCAAGCATCTGCCGCCGCCGGCCGGGGTAAAGTCACCGGCTCTGTGGGGCACCAAGGCGCGGCTTGACGAGATGTTCGGAAACAAGGCTTCGGAAATCGCGGCCGAACAGCGCATGTTCGTGTTCCGCTATCGCTCACCGGACCACTGGCTCGACGTTTTCAAGACGTTCTACGGTCCGACGCTGAAGGCGTTTGCCGCCCTCGACGAGACTGGCCAAGCGGCGCTGAAGCGCGATCTCCTGGCGCTGCTCGGCGAGTTCAACCATGCCGACGACGGCACGATCGTCGTGCACAGCGAGTATCTGGAAGCCGTCATCACCAAGCGCTGA